The following are encoded in a window of Dethiosulfovibrio salsuginis genomic DNA:
- a CDS encoding helix-turn-helix domain-containing protein, with amino-acid sequence MLRAYKYRIYPNMEQKSYFAKCFG; translated from the coding sequence ATGCTAAGAGCCTATAAATATCGTATATATCCTAATATGGAGCAAAAAAGCTATTTTGCCAAGTGTTTCGG